From a region of the Thermosipho melanesiensis BI429 genome:
- a CDS encoding helix-turn-helix domain-containing protein, with the protein MIKILIPQALVENLREFLYNHQKVVFDIYDKNLEKKLKENYWDIVYIEEKKIVPGKIVVSSFKELELAVMYLEEKIKYDMLKMEHDMLFAFPELQGPIVREFLERLVKEGKKTDRLKLKYEDGMYLNEYSSYLKIKLPGVKISFSKNTGIKIPPLRERKEDIAFIFDKVLSSIYQKHASLPKRIPSDDEYELLRLYNWPGNTRELVKVTSEYVTRGILDIPRFKKDTFSGIDLGNFTSKLVKHVEKRYISLALEKASSRMKAAEMLNLNYKTLSHKIRLYKLDKK; encoded by the coding sequence TTGATTAAAATCCTTATCCCTCAGGCTCTCGTAGAGAACCTGAGGGAATTTTTATATAATCATCAAAAGGTAGTTTTTGATATTTACGATAAAAATTTAGAAAAGAAATTAAAAGAAAATTATTGGGATATAGTTTATATTGAAGAGAAAAAGATTGTTCCTGGAAAGATAGTTGTTTCGTCTTTTAAAGAATTAGAACTTGCTGTTATGTATCTGGAAGAAAAGATAAAATATGATATGCTAAAAATGGAACATGATATGTTATTTGCTTTTCCCGAACTTCAGGGACCTATTGTTAGGGAGTTTTTAGAACGTTTGGTTAAGGAAGGAAAAAAAACAGATCGTCTTAAATTAAAATATGAAGATGGAATGTATTTAAATGAATATTCATCTTATTTGAAAATTAAACTTCCTGGGGTAAAGATTAGTTTTTCAAAAAATACAGGCATAAAGATTCCGCCACTTAGAGAAAGAAAAGAGGATATAGCTTTTATTTTTGATAAAGTGTTATCTTCCATTTATCAGAAACATGCTTCTTTGCCAAAGAGAATTCCAAGTGATGACGAATACGAGTTACTAAGATTATATAATTGGCCTGGAAATACACGGGAATTAGTAAAGGTGACAAGTGAATATGTTACAAGAGGTATTCTAGATATTCCAAGATTTAAGAAAGACACTTTTTCAGGAATTGATTTAGGGAATTTTACGAGTAAACTTGTAAAGCATGTAGAAAAAAGATATATTTCTCTTGCTTTGGAAAAAGCAAGTAGCAGAATGAAGGCAGCCGAAATGTTGAATCTTAACTATAAGACGCTTTCTCACAAGATTAGATTGTACAAATTAGATAAGAAATAG
- the arcC gene encoding carbamate kinase: MKKLAVVAIGGNAVNRPGEKPTAENMLKNLSETAKYIVNMIDEYDVAITHGNGPQVGNLLVQQEIAKDKIPPFPIDVNDAQTQGSLGYMIAQSIRNQLKAIGKDMEISAVVTQIIVDKNDPAFQNPTKPVGPFYTEEEAKMLEKEKGWKIVEDAGRGWRRVVPSPKPLDIVEKDVIKLLMKNDVMVIAAGGGGIPVIVEDNKLKGVEAVIDKDRASALLAKEVDADILIILTGVEKVYLNFGKEDQKALDKITTTEAKKFLQEGHFPKGSMGPKIEAAIDFVESTGKECLITDMSVLDKALRGETGTRIIKG; encoded by the coding sequence ATGAAGAAATTAGCAGTTGTTGCAATAGGTGGTAATGCTGTAAATAGACCTGGTGAAAAACCAACAGCGGAGAACATGTTAAAAAATCTTTCTGAAACAGCAAAATATATAGTAAATATGATTGATGAATATGATGTAGCTATAACTCATGGTAATGGACCACAAGTAGGTAATTTACTGGTACAGCAGGAGATAGCTAAAGATAAAATACCACCATTTCCTATTGATGTTAATGATGCACAAACACAGGGCAGTTTGGGATATATGATTGCACAATCTATTAGAAATCAATTGAAAGCGATTGGAAAGGATATGGAAATTTCTGCAGTAGTTACGCAGATTATAGTTGATAAAAATGATCCAGCATTTCAAAATCCTACTAAGCCTGTAGGTCCTTTTTATACAGAAGAAGAAGCAAAGATGTTGGAAAAAGAAAAAGGATGGAAGATAGTTGAAGATGCTGGAAGAGGATGGAGAAGAGTAGTGCCATCTCCAAAACCACTGGACATAGTTGAGAAGGATGTGATAAAATTGCTTATGAAAAATGATGTTATGGTTATTGCAGCCGGTGGTGGAGGTATTCCAGTAATAGTTGAGGATAACAAATTAAAAGGTGTAGAGGCAGTAATTGATAAAGATAGAGCAAGTGCTTTACTTGCAAAGGAAGTTGATGCTGATATTTTGATAATTTTAACCGGTGTAGAAAAAGTTTATTTGAATTTTGGAAAAGAAGACCAAAAAGCTTTAGACAAAATTACTACAACGGAAGCGAAAAAATTTTTGCAAGAAGGCCATTTTCCGAAAGGAAGCATGGGACCTAAAATAGAGGCTGCAATAGATTTTGTTGAATCTACAGGTAAAGAATGTCTAATTACTGATATGTCAGTTTTAGATAAGGCCCTGAGGGGTGAGACAGGAACAAGAATTATTAAGGGGTGA